A window of the Scandinavium goeteborgense genome harbors these coding sequences:
- a CDS encoding tyrosine-protein phosphatase, whose amino-acid sequence MARSVILKSSVRPLALLVGLVCCTAHAADRSLSTPHLRGIDNFRDVAGIASAYSTANDGVMRAGIFYRSNALTPQDDDLSVLEQLQVKTVIDLRSPAEVAAQADTLPANSKYVNVDLIGNNGAFVIDLSKMTVKDVDTMMEDGERSFVTTPYARQGLGDVFRELANADDAALFHCTAGKDRTGWVSAVLQTIAGVSHDDIVANYLATNDYTAERVNATLAVLPASMRETYGALMGVRANWLQAGLDQVVSSYGSMDNYLKEGLGLDQATIYVLRGKMVRYLTLPGQSDFSGNAADGASLLNALQDSPLSGHDTAYNYFLQSAIDQGTLSDVEKQVGGQVHADASSYLLRQPSRLYDSLAPVISGQGMQNEQSLVWLQGQSGYLGTDGSNDASSSNEHTNGAIVGATYRFTDRSAVNGGVGYSHGSVSAAGGDVKTNTTQMSLGARYALNSLDEGPWVGLQGSAGYIDYQSDRHLGGGLGTAQGDTDGGYYSGRASVGWLANAATLSLAPAIGVQVTHLNIDSFKESGSELAMDMSGVNETQTSLTADLGINILPQAVGNWSLTPGIALGYERMLNDASTDSHGTLYGIGVDQTSAYGSKNLYKAGVQLSAHYRSVTVSTRVNYLTADTHSDGVSGLLDVAVAF is encoded by the coding sequence GCGCGCGGGGATTTTCTATCGCTCCAATGCCCTGACACCACAAGATGACGATCTCTCGGTGCTTGAACAACTCCAGGTCAAGACGGTCATCGATTTGCGCTCTCCAGCAGAAGTCGCGGCACAGGCTGACACGCTGCCCGCCAACAGCAAATACGTGAATGTCGATTTGATTGGTAATAACGGCGCCTTCGTTATCGATCTCAGTAAAATGACCGTGAAAGATGTGGATACAATGATGGAAGACGGTGAACGCAGTTTTGTCACCACGCCGTACGCCCGTCAGGGGCTTGGCGACGTATTCCGCGAACTCGCCAACGCTGATGATGCGGCCCTGTTCCACTGCACCGCAGGCAAAGACAGAACCGGCTGGGTGAGCGCGGTGCTGCAAACCATCGCTGGCGTCAGCCATGACGATATCGTAGCGAACTACCTCGCCACCAACGACTACACTGCCGAGCGGGTCAACGCCACGCTGGCAGTCCTCCCCGCCTCCATGCGCGAGACCTACGGTGCGCTGATGGGCGTACGCGCCAACTGGTTACAGGCCGGGCTGGATCAGGTGGTATCCAGCTATGGTTCAATGGACAATTACCTGAAGGAAGGTCTGGGTCTCGATCAGGCCACAATCTACGTGCTGCGCGGGAAAATGGTGCGCTATCTTACCCTGCCAGGACAAAGCGATTTCAGTGGCAATGCCGCCGACGGCGCATCACTGTTGAACGCATTGCAGGACTCCCCGCTTTCGGGCCACGATACGGCGTATAACTATTTCCTCCAGAGCGCCATCGACCAGGGAACGCTTTCTGATGTTGAAAAGCAGGTTGGTGGCCAGGTGCACGCCGATGCCAGCAGCTATTTACTGCGTCAGCCTTCTCGTTTATACGATTCCCTCGCACCGGTTATTTCCGGACAGGGCATGCAGAATGAGCAGTCGCTCGTATGGTTACAGGGGCAGTCTGGTTATCTCGGCACCGACGGCAGCAACGATGCCAGTTCAAGCAATGAACACACCAATGGTGCGATAGTAGGCGCCACGTATCGCTTTACCGATCGCAGCGCGGTCAACGGCGGCGTGGGTTACAGCCACGGTTCCGTTTCCGCCGCCGGGGGCGATGTAAAAACGAATACGACGCAGATGAGCCTCGGCGCCCGCTACGCTCTGAATTCACTGGACGAGGGACCGTGGGTCGGACTTCAGGGTAGCGCAGGCTATATCGACTACCAGAGCGACCGACATTTGGGCGGTGGCTTAGGCACCGCTCAGGGCGACACCGACGGTGGATACTACAGCGGCCGCGCATCTGTTGGCTGGCTGGCCAATGCCGCAACGTTGAGCCTGGCCCCCGCCATTGGCGTGCAGGTCACCCATTTAAATATCGACAGTTTTAAAGAGAGCGGCAGCGAGCTGGCGATGGACATGTCAGGCGTCAACGAAACGCAGACCAGTCTGACTGCCGATTTAGGCATTAACATTCTGCCGCAGGCGGTGGGCAACTGGTCGCTGACGCCTGGGATTGCATTGGGCTACGAACGGATGCTGAATGATGCTTCCACTGACAGCCATGGAACGCTGTATGGCATTGGCGTGGACCAAACCTCCGCCTATGGCAGCAAGAACCTGTACAAAGCGGGTGTGCAACTCAGTGCGCATTACCGCAGCGTAACGGTCAGCACCCGGGTGAATTATCTCACCGCCGATACGCACAGCGATGGCGTGTCCGGTCTGTTGGATGTAGCTGTCGCTTTTTAA